A region of the Lagopus muta isolate bLagMut1 chromosome 2, bLagMut1 primary, whole genome shotgun sequence genome:
GACATCACACCAAAAAGTCTGTAGTTTTCTACTGTGTGTAGTTTTCTTCCCTGTGTAAGACTCAAGCAAAGGGGAAGTCAAACAATTTGAAGAGAAGGACAATGCACAAATGGAATGAAAATGGATCCTGAAGGAGAAGATGGGCAGCGATACTTGAAAAACAATTCTAGGGCCAGAAGAACGAAAAttgttggtttttaattttctgttgtgGGATGGAACTGTGAGCTGTGAGAGGAGGGGGCATGGCAGTGGAACTCTTTACAGGGGAAGAATGCTGCCCCTTCCCTTAGGATAAGATAAGCAGGTGCTTATCACCTGGTGGGGAACAGGTGCTGACCTGCCACCTGAGCAGGCTCATGGAGAATCCCTTCTACCTGCTGCTCTACCACCTCTGCCAGGCTATCTGGGGAGAACACACACAGCTTGAATTCCATTTGGCTTACCGCATGCAGTAATACTTCAGTATGAGTAACTTATGGCTTGGCCAAAGTCACTTCAGGTAATAAACCAGTAGAAATTGCTGTATGTGAGAACTATTACTTAGCGTAAGTATCTAATTCCAGAGCAATTTATCCAAATGAATGTGAGCTGATGATTTAGGCTATTTGTCTATGATTCCACTACGTTTATTTTCTGCCAAGTATATTGTTCTAGGAAAAGTAGTAGCTACAAGAGCTCAATGTCAGAGTCCCCAAATCAGTTAATTCTGAAGCTTATTTAAGCTTCCACTAGATCTTCCACCATGAGTCTATAAATCAAGAGGAATCACATTTTGTGATAACgtacttccagaaaaaaaaaaaagtggacaAACCAAcaagctcttgttcattttttcaacaacaggaaaacaggaaaatgactGTCAGCACACACTGACTACACCAAAGTTTATCACACTGTTCAGAAAGGCCTCAACCAATCTTAACTCAAAGTAAATTGCAACACAACACAAGCTAgtctctcacagcacagagaacatTAACCATGTTTCAACAGTGAGCTCAGTCACTGCTCGTTTGAGTAATTCTGTACAGACCTAGATCCTGCTGTTAGCAGAAGTAGTGATGATCTGTTCCTTCTGCACTAAGAGAACAACTCCCCTACAGTCACATTAGGGAGGAGCTGGCAGAGCCTTTGGCAAAGAGCATGCAAACTCTGGCATGCATACTGAAGGACTCTCAGATCCACAAACTATCATGCTCACTCCAAGCCTCTTTTGGGAATTCTTAAAATCAAAAGTCAAAATTTTCTCTTACTAGAAGTCTTAGGCTTGTGCTCTCCCACTCTATGGCTGGAGAACAAAGAGACCATTCTTGCCTTTGTCCCCACCCATGGTTCTCCCTGGATAAGAGAATTTCTCTGGGTTTCCTATGGTGCTAActgcaggagaggaagggaatCCTGTGGCCAGCAAAGCGTTCTTTACATGACCTGTGGGAAAAGCCTTTTCCCTCTATCTGGAAGCTCCAAAGTACCACTGTCAGCACTGAAGATGTATATTCCCCTCTGTATGTGCATCTGTCGCAACAAATCATTTTAGAGGGTCCATCATTCTTAATAAGAATGAGCTAACATCACATACTTCTTAAACTGTTATGGTCACGTTTTGCTCTTTATTCAAATGGCTGCAAAGACTTTCGCATGGTAGGCATTGCCACATGATCCAGCAGATCTACAAaaactgctgcctgtgctgtgcagtggctGCCTCTGACATGTCCCCAGGGGCCTCCAGAACTACAGAGCAccagggaagggaagagcaAAGCCAGAGTGCAATGCAGTGGGAATCTGGTAAAGCTGCACCTGTCCCCAGAGCCCACTCTACTGTTGTCTATTCATGTCATGAAGGTCCCTCCAACCATCCCTTCTGGCCTCTTTGGTGAAGGTTCTTCACcaaagggcagtgggcatggaatgggctgcccaaggcaATGGTCACAGACCTAAGCACTGgtgttcaaggagtgtttggacaacgCTCACAGAtacagggtttggattttgggtggtgctgtgtggagccagaagCTGGGCTCAGTGATCCTGGTGGGTCCCTGCCAGCTCAGGATGCTCTGCGTTTCTATGATGCTTTGAGAACTGAGGAGAGGTGAATATCTTTCTGAGgcacagaagacaaaacaacaTCTCTTGACAGCTCCTGTCATGCCTTCCACCTAAAAACTTTGGGTGGCTGAGGGTTACTCTCCCTCTCCCTCATTGACAGGTGGATAAGAAGTCATGGTGAAAAACATCTGTGGCAGCTCCTGTTGAGGTGAAAGGGGtgtgagaaatgaaagaaaggccacccctcctcctcctgctgcccacaggcCTGCATGGGATGGTCCAGAGCACAGCAAGGCTGGCTAAAGCCAGATGCCTGTCCAGGCCTGGTTCAGCCTGGCCAAGGtaagggaaggcagcagcaggaggagttTGTGCAACACCACAAGACTCTGAGCAGAGACTGTGGATTAGAGAGAGCATTGAAGAGCAAAGAGTGTCgtgcaaggaagaaaacacctGGGATGCTGATGGACACAGAAGTTCTGAACTGACAGTGGGGAGACAAAGTCCTGCTGGCCCCCCAGCTCCTCCTTGCCATTGGCACGTGCTTCGTGCTTACCTTGTGCTGCTTCCACACGGCGCCCAGGGCCTTGACCTCGTGCTTGCCGTGCCTGCCGTCCTCCAGGCACTGGTAACACACGGGGCTGCGGCAGCTCACGCAGTACATGCTGTAGTTCTCCAGGTCGTGCTCGGCGCACGTCGGCAGCTTacgcccgccgcccgcccccttCCCGCCGCCGTCCCCCCCTCCGGGTGGGCCCGGGGCCCCGGGCGGCGGTACCAGACGATGCTTGGCGAAGGGTCCGCGGGCAGGGTGACAGCGGAGCTGGCAGGCGGCGCAGTACAGTACGTCGCACTGCTCGCACAGCACGGCCGCCGGCTCGGGAGGGCTGCGGTCGCACAGCTGGCACTtggcggcggcagcggcggcgcgGCCCTGCTGGTAGCGCTGCACGATGGCCTCCAGCAGCCGGTTGCGCTGGAAGCCGCGGAGGCCGCGCTGGTCCAGGGAGGCGCTCCGGTGGCACTGCGGGCAGGTGAGGGACGAGCCGGCGGGGCCGGCGCCCCTCTGAGACGCCGTCGCCCCGGGGGGTGCGGGCACCAGCGGCAGCACCCGCACACCGTTGGGAGACTTCAGGCTGGGGGTGTAGGAGCCGTAGCCGCTGTCAGTTTCGCTGTGCAAGCTCAGCTTGTCCGCGTGGTCTacgccgccgcccgccgcgcaCTCCGAGTCCAGCGAGGCGGCCGGCCCCGGCCCCAAGCCCGGCCCCGGCGCGGCCGCGGCGGCCGCAGGCGGCGCGGAGCCCCGCggctggagcagggcaggcaggtgCTGCTCGTTCTCCGGGGTCTGCACGGCGATGGTGCGGGCACAGGGCAGGCAGACATTGTGCGAGCAGGGCAGGATGATGGGCTCGCGGAAGAGCGAGCCGCACACCGGACACTTCAGCTCCTCTTCCATGGCCGCGGTTTCGCGTGCGCGGGCTCGGGCTCaggcgggcggcgcggggtcGTGGCCGCCGGGCGCCTCCATCCCCCGCGGCGCCTGCGGGAGGTTCAGCACCCGGCGGGCGCGGACAGCTCCGGGCCGCCGCGGAGCCGGCGGGGTGCGGGCGCTGTCCGGGAGCCGGCGGTGCCCGGGGCGAGGGGAAGCTCCGGCCCCGCTTCCCCGCTCGGGCGGACGGGTGGAGCGCTGGGCAGGGTGCGTGGTCGTGCCGGGAGTAGTGATATATGGGCACGGGAGGCgggggcagcaggaggaaggggcGGAGGGAGCCCTCTCCAGCAAATGAGGGATCGCTCGCCCTACGGCTGAGgacagcaaaaacattttttaaaggatcTCTCTACGGCGATGTCTTTATACGTTCAAGTAAACCCATTGTTTAGGCAACGGGATGAACGCAGGCGGGGTTCCGCTATCCGTAGGAGCCTTTTCTCCCCGCcccaaggaaagcagaaaggaggaatCTCCCACTAATGAACCAAGCGTGTTTATCTTTCACCCGTGCCTTACCCTACTTGAGCGTGACAAGGACGCACAAAACGTCAGGcactgaaagagggaagaatgGAAGAGAGTTAAAGGGAATCCCGACATGGAATTCTCTGGCTACATGGGGCAAAGGGGTAAGCAGCAGGGAGACGTGCGGCATCACCTCTGTCGTCACTGTATAAACACAACAgaaactgctggaaaaataaaCGGGGGATGACAGCTGAAAGTTTGTAAACTGAGGACAGTTATTTTCAGGAGCAAGCAACCAGCAGTGGGAAATCCCCCATCTGTTTTGTTTACCCTACATAGGAAGAGCGTGGATGTAACAGCGGTTTATTTTCATAGTGAAGAGATTATACAAgttatttcactgctttcttttttttttctgttcatgtaTCTCATTTAAATGCCACGTCTGTTTTAACTTCAGCTTcataagcagatttttttcttttacttctaaATACAAGCTTGTTGTGTCAGAGCAGCTTTTGAAGATGCAGTCCTAACTCATgtcagatggaaaaataaacatttttaaaaatcacccCTCTTCATAACACTTCTTAGCCCACAATGTGcattttgtgacactgggtaGGAAAGGGTCTTCTaatttcaggtttgtttttgcAAGGTTATTAAACTGTTGATGCATAGAAAaggagggatggggacagagagCATGAATATATTAAAGcttccattttgttttcattgtttcctCTCTGCAATTCTCCTGCTTGCAACTTGCCTCGACATCCTCATGACAAGCTAAAGGAAAATCCCAAATGGGTTAAAGCTTTGTGTTCCTTAGTGTAGGGTTGAGAGGGGCAGGTTTGTCCCCTGGCacataaaaatcaaaagcaatgaCCCACATAAAACTGCCTGTCTGCTGCCCAggaatctttttatttcatgtgaCCTCTGTGCCAAGACTCAAAGCTGAGAGAAGGTCTGTGTTCGGGCTGCCTCCACCTGGAAGCCTCGGCAGTACAAGAAAGGTTATGAAAtactatttatttcaaaaatacctTATGCTACTGTATCTCAAGAAAAAACAGTGGGTGAAATGCTGTCACCTTTGTAACCTCTATTCTCTACTTTATCATCTGTCAGCAGTGGGAGTGATATATAATAAAGATTTCTTGCGTATGTACAGGTGAATGCAAATCATAGTGTGCAAGTGTATGTTGGAAGCCATAATCCTAAGGTAATTAGGAAGGCATTAtaagcttttttcctttggacttttgcttcatttttaccAATCTTGTGCCAGTGATCATAAGCACACATTGGTAATAGCAGATCTGAGACATATAAACAGAGCTGGATATATCAGACAGGAAGGGATGAAAATGAATAGGTACGAACACCAGACCTTAAGAGTACACATTTACAGCGGCTTTTTAGCTATGGCTGACAAGTTCTGGAGTTGAAACCCAGCGAATTTTAGATTTCCATCTCAAACATTACAGTTTGCACTACAATGTAGTACTGTTTTCCCTTGTCTACAGagggaaatggcaagaagtacAGCATCTTTGAAGTGCCGTTATGATCAGCCAAACtgagcttttctcctcctctcgAAAAGCTTGATGTGTTCTAAGAGCACATGTCCGTAACTTATGATCTTTGCAACAGAGACAAAAATTTTACCTGGCTTTCTCTGTCCTGTGTTGTGACTTCTATGACATTCAAGATCTTTTTTCACCTACTTCATAAACTTGCTATAAACTTTTACACCCAAGAGAGATTTGGCtttgagagaaagaagagctgtCCAGTGCGGTCCAGTGCACTACTGTCAAATCTCTTTCTCCGGAGGCCAGAACAGAAACTGAGGTAAGCACTGAAGTTTGGCACCAAGCTTGAGTGCTCTCTACAGACCCCACTGGTTCATTTGGGGTCACCCTTCATTTCGCTGAGAAACAGATCCTACTGAGGAGGCCCCACTGATGACAATGGAGTTACTCCTAAAGCTCTGTTCAGCCTGATAGAATCGGGCCTTTATCATGTTTTGTAACCAAGCCATTCTTATAGTGGCTATGAACCCGatgatttttcctcttttcatgtTCAAATGAGTCTTTAATCTCTTGGAGCTGTAACTGTATAGGATAGCCTAGAAACCCTATTCTGGCAGTCATTGCTTTGatctttattttaatacttcagtATCACTAATATCATCCCCTTAAACTATTTACCCTGCATAAGAACTCATTAGCATCTTTTATATCCtccagccaggaaaaaaaaaaaaaaaagctaatgaaGTTTATAAATAcacttaccaaaaaaaaaaaaaaaaaaaaaaaaaaagcagactcTCAGTAAGGAGAGAGATGTGATTCATCTCTTTGCTTCTCTTGTTTTATTGTTTAtactttttaattctgtttctctggttttttttttccatgtttttcatttcttctatttttctatttttttattttatattttttcctgccCTCACATGTTAACCTCTTCCCAATTagttttcccttattttttcctcaaaagctGCCCACTGAGGtcactttgctttcttcagctctcTTCTTTTACCACAGCTGTCTGCCCACCCCTGGGGAGCTCTCTGATCCCAGTGCTCCAGCACCGCTCCCACTAACAGGCATCACTCAAAGCATGCATCTTGTAGCTTGAGAGgtagcagaggggaaaaaaaggatcttTCCTCTGTAGGTGCCTGTGTCATTGCAGTAAGAActacagagagagagagttcaCAAAAACCAGAGAGGACAAAACAAGTGAGAGCTCTAACCAGTGAATACAGATACACGTTACATCTTTGCATTGCTCTTATAACAAACAACACACCACACAGTCTTTACCCAGAGTCCTGTTTCCAGCATCATtggtgctgtgtgctctgtttGGGGGGTGATGTGGCAGTGGCACAGGAGATTGCTGCACTGGGGATTAGAGGAAAAGCTGATGTGCAGAGTCTGTGAGGCAGGGCAGCTCTGGAAATGGTAGCTGTGTGCTACCGTTCTCccttatttccttgtttttagaGATTTGCATTAGCTACATCATTTCAGTGCAACagttttgaaagtttttttccttccagcttgCATTCAAGAATCTATTATGTTATTTAGggtttttaaatgtttgcacATTGATCTGTTCATGAAAGGAGAGAAGGCAGAGCTTGGCAGCAGCCCAGAAGTGTGTCACAGAAGCACGGCTGCTGATAGCAAGCTTATCTGTTGGCTAGCAGGAGACTATATCTGTAACATAAATGCATCTACATATTGAATTTTCTCTGTCAGAGGATTAAATCCaccaggaaaaaatataattcacaACAGAGGACAATTCTATAGGGTGGAAATTTATTCAGACTGTCTGCTTAGTATATGTTCATTATTATGGTTAAGTGGCAGAACTTAATGTTTGATCCTAAACATTTATTGACAAATGCACTCCTAGGACTGCTTTAGCAATCTGTGAATTAAACTTTATATAGAGAAAAGCATTGCTTTAAacatataggaaaaaaaagtaggttGACACAAATATCAGTAAGTGCTCCATTTGAGCAACTTTTAGTAAGTATCTATGCtttctttgtgattttctttcatcaaaGGCActaatctcattttttttccaagagtcCTGATTATAAATCTCATGTTTCTGTGGCATTATAAAAATCCTTCAG
Encoded here:
- the TRIM67 gene encoding tripartite motif-containing protein 67 isoform X12 yields the protein MEEELKCPVCGSLFREPIILPCSHNVCLPCARTIAVQTPENESLDSECAAGGGVDHADKLSLHSETDSGYGSYTPSLKSPNGVRVLPLVPAPPGATASQRGAGPAGSSLTCPQCHRSASLDQRGLRGFQRNRLLEAIVQRYQQGRAAAAAAKCQLCDRSPPEPAAVLCEQCDVLYCAACQLRCHPARGPFAKHRLVPPPGAPGPPGGGDGGGKGAGGGRKLPTCAEHDLENYSMYCVSCRSPVCYQCLEDGRHGKHEVKALGAVWKQHKVVWDQINHCTLKLRQSTGLMEYCLEVIKENDPSGFLQISDALIKRVQVSQEQWVKGALEPKVSAEFDLTLDSEPLLQAIHQLDFIQMKLAWFTFDPSSAHRDIVLSNDNQTATCSSYDDRVVLGTAAFSKGVHYWELHVDRYDNHPDPAFGIARINVVKDMMLGKDDKAWAMYVDNNRSWFMHCNSHTNRTEGGVSKGATVGVLLDLNKHSLTFYINGQQQGPPAFENIEGVFMPALSLNRNVQVTLHTGLEVPQCVKQPKLPSN